The following proteins come from a genomic window of Ictalurus furcatus strain D&B chromosome 12, Billie_1.0, whole genome shotgun sequence:
- the si:ch211-264f5.6 gene encoding carcinoembryonic antigen-related cell adhesion molecule 5 has protein sequence MDLYNSWLILLLLAEAGFCSADQLVMPGEVNGVRGKSVNFTATVPTSIEVETVTWSFIPKSGASVPVYTATEVKEKVSDAYMGRVTYYRDVSTLQLNALTPADGGRYTLTIVDSNLNQLVGQTALVVLEPVADVNIVSNLPEAVEFNNTVILTCVAKGSFLVYSWQNNSIPVVVDGTHIVQNGSQLIINRVFRADLIGPISCTAKSPLESSTSDTFNLTVNYGPELVTKTQMPAADVLKKGSNLTLSCSAKSSPAAEFVWLFNGAGLPQKTATVVLSNLGEEQSGNYSCMAYNSKTMRYVSSEVTQLSVLEAISGTNISVSTSTFIAGNSTVNLTCKSSAGNADSIHWHKDGKPLDNTNRIIFSTDKSTLTIPTVQKEDAGEYKCELKNKISSGDSKYSMTINYGPENVAIKGEKYATEGQAVTINCTFASVPYPKFEWKFNDTVIPGETNACLMISSFESMRSGIYTCEASNLITGLKKTANHNLMLKDSAVQESEGLSSGAIAGIVIAVLFLLAIIIGVCIHKKKKTTDITSPY, from the exons ATGGATTTGTACAATTCGTGGTTGATTTTGTTGCTTCTAGCAGAAGCTG GTTTCTGTTCTGCTGACCAGCTTGTGATGCCAGGAGAAGTGAATGGTGTGAGGGGTAAAAGCGTGAACTTCACGGCAACGGTTCCTACATCGATTGAGGTCGAGACTGTGACGTGGTCATTCATCCCAAAATCCGGTGCCAGTGTTCCCGTCTACACGGCCACGGAAGTGAAAGAGAAGGTGTCGGACGCGTACATGGGCCGTGTGACCTATTACAGGGACGTGTCCACGCTACAGTTAAACGCGCTGACTCCCGCTGACGGTGGACGTTATACCTTGACTATAGTGGATTCCAATCTGAACCAGCTGGTGGGTCAGACTGCGCTCGTGGTGCTGG AGCCTGTGGCGGATGTGAATATCGTCTCCAACCTCCCTGAAGCAGTggaattcaacaacactgtaaTCCTCACCTGCGTCGCAAAAGGGTCTTTTCTCGTGTACAGTTGGCAGAACAACTCCATTCCAGTTGTGGTGGATGGGACGCATATAGTGCAGAACGGCAGCCAGCTCATCATTAACAGAGTTTTTCGTGCAGATTTGATAGGGCCAATATCCTGCACAGCCAAGAGCCCACTGGAATCTTCAACTAGTGACACTTTCAACCTCACCGTCAACT ATGGCCCTGAGCTTGTCACTAAAACTCAAATGCCTGCTGCTGATGTCCTGAAGAAGGGTTCCAACCTGACATTGTCATGCTCGGCTAAGTCCAGCCCTGCTGCTGAATTCGTATGGCTTTTTAACGGAGCCGGACTTCCCCAGAAGACTGCTACAGTAGTTCTCTCAAACCTGGGAGAGGAACAGAGTGGCAACTACAGCTGCATGGCCTACAACAGCAAGACCATGCGCTATGTCAGTTCAGAGGTCACCCAATTGTCTGTCCTAG AAGCTATTTCAGGCACGAACATCAGTGTCTCTACTTCGACTTTTATTGCTGGTAACAGCACAGTGAACCTTACATGCAAATCCAGTGCAGGGAATGCCGACAGCATACATTGGCATAAGGATGGTAAACCTCTGGATAATACCAATCGCATCATCTTCAGCACGGACAAGAGTACCCTCACCATCCCCACTGTACAGAAGGAGGACGCTGGGGAGTACAAATGCGAGCTGAAGAATAAAATCAGCAGTGGAGACAGTAAATACAGTATGACAATCAACT ATGGGCCAGAGAATGTGGCAATAAAGGGAGAAAAATATGCCACGGAGGGCCAGGCCGTGACCATAAATTGCACCTTTGCCTCAGTCCCATATCCCAAATTTGAATGGAAGTTCAATGACACGGTTATACCCGGCGAAACAAACGCATGCTTGATGATCTCGAGTTTTGAATCCATGAGGAGTGGCATATATACTTGTGAAGCATCTAATCTCATCACTGGACTCAAAAAGACTGCCAACCACAATCTCATGTTGAAGG ATTCAGCAGTGCAGGAATCGGAGGGCCTGTCTAGTGGAGCCATCGCTGGAATCGTCATAGCCGTTCTATTTCTCCTTGCAATCATTATCGGTGTCTGCATccataagaagaagaaaactacgGA taTTACATCACcatattaa